In Elephas maximus indicus isolate mEleMax1 chromosome 15, mEleMax1 primary haplotype, whole genome shotgun sequence, the following are encoded in one genomic region:
- the DGAT1 gene encoding diacylglycerol O-acyltransferase 1 isoform X1 — translation MPSQSTCGPEAVGQEVYRTRLLAGRLNSVCRCAVLRPGPDGLVSTLGQSSNPDKPLRALPGHGSSQRPWNNAGDPCLGVPASTKLSPSSSPRGRPVSGPRSSARYRPSGPSQLHTTVFFQLCHRLQESLFSSDSGFSNYRGILNWCVVMLILSNARLFLENLIKYGILVDPIQVVSLFLKDPYSWPALCLVIVANVFALVGFQVEKRLAVGALTERAGLLLHVANLVTILCLPAAVACLVESITPVGSVLALFVYTNLFLKLFSYRDVNLWCRELRAGAKAGERQPGAGARTVSLRAQLGASADKKANGAAAQPSVSYPDNLTYGDLYYFLFAPTLCYELNFPRSPRIRKRFLLRRLLEMLFFTQLQVGLIQQWMVPTIQNSMKPFKDMDYSRIIERLLKLAVPNHFIWLIFFYWLFHSCLNAVAELMRFGDREFYRDWWNSESVSYFWQNWNIPVHKWCLRCVRMDLGFHPIVVLSVCRHFYKPMLRKGVSPGMARIGVFLASAFFHEYLVSIPLRMFRLWAFTGMMAQVPLAWITGRFLQGNYGNAAVWLTLIIGQPVAVLMYVHDYYVLHHEAATTGA, via the exons CCAGGGCATGGCAGCAGCCAGAGGCCCTGGAACAATGCTGGGGATCCTTGCCTGGGAGTGCCCGCCTCCACAAAGCTGAGCCCCTCCAGCAGCCCAAGGGGCAGGCCTGTCAGTGGTCCCCGAAGCTCTGCCCGCTATAGGCCAAGTGGCCCTTCTCAATTGCATACCACTGTCTTCTTCCAGCT CTGCCACCGCCTTCAGGAGTCCTTGTTCAGCTCTGACAGTGGCTTCAGCAACTACCGTGGCATCTTGAACTGGTGTGTGGTGATGCTG ATTTTGAGCAACGCTCGGTTGTTTTTAGAGAACCTCATCAA GTACGGCATCCTGGTGGATCCCATCCAAGTGGTGTCTCTGTTTCTGAAGGACCCCTACAGCTGGCCCGCCCTGTGCTTGGTTATTG TGGCCAACGTCTTTGCTCTGGTTGGATTCCAGGTTGAGAAACGTTTGGCAGTG GGGGCCCTGACGGAGCGGGCAGGGCTGCTGCTGCACGTGGCCAACCTGGTCACCATTCTCTGCCTGCCAGCGGCAGTGGCCTGCCTGGTGGAGTCCATCACTCCAG TGGGCTCCGTGTTGGCGCTGTTCGTGTATACCAACCTCTTCCTTAAGCTTTTCTCCTACCGCGACGTGAACCTGTGGTGCCGTGAGCTCAGGGCCGGGGCCAAGGCTGGTGAGAGGCAGCCAGGGGCTGGGGCCCGCACGGTCAGCCTGAGGGCCCAGCTCGGGGCCTCTGCAGACAAGAAGGCCAACGGGGCTGCAGCACAGCCCTCCGTGAGCTACCCAGACAACCTGACCTACGGAG ACCTGTACTACTTCCTCTTTGCCCCTACCCTGTGCTACGAGCTCAACTTTCCCCGCTCGCCCCGGATCCGGAAGCGCTTCCTCCTGCGGCGGCTCCTGGAGATG CTGTTCTTCACGCAGCTTCAGGTGGGGCTGATCCAGCAG TGGATGGTGCCCACCATCCAGAACTCCATGAAGCCCTTTAAG GACATGGACTACTCCCGTATCATCGAGCGCCTCCTGAAGCTGGCA GTCCCCAATCACTTCATCTGGCTCATCTTCTTCTACTGGCTCTTCCACTCCTGCCTGAACGCCGTGGCTGAGCTTATGCGGTTTGGAGACCGGGAGTTCTACCGGGACTGGTG GAACTCGGAGTCGGTCAGCTACTTCTGGCAGAACTGGAACATCCCTGTCCACAAGTGGTGCCTCAG ATGTGTACGTATGGACCTAGGTTTCCATCCCatcgtggtcctttctgtctgcaGACACTTCTACAAGCCCATGCTCCGAAAGGGCGTCAGCCCAGGGATGGCAAGGATAGGGGTGTTCCTAGCCTCCGCTTTCTTCCACGAG TACCTGGTGAGCATCCCCCTGCGGATGTTCCGTCTCTGGGCGTTCACGGGCATGATGGCTCAG GTCCCGCTGGCTTGGATCACTGGCCGCTTCCTCCAGGGCAACTACGGCAACGCTGCCGTGTGGCTAACGCTGATCATTGGGCAGCCGGTGGCGGTGCTCATGTACGTCCATGACTACTACGTGCTCCACCATGAGGCTGCGACGACGGGCGCCTGA
- the HSF1 gene encoding heat shock factor protein 1 isoform X3, whose product MDLPVGPGAAGPSNVPAFLTKLWTLVSDPDTDALICWSPSGNSFHVFDQGQFAKEVLPKYFKHNNMASFVRQLNMYGFRKVVHIEQGGLVKPEKDDTEFQHPCFLRGQEQLLENIKRKVTSVSTLKSEDIKIRQDSVTKLLTDVQLMKGKQESMDSKLLAMKHENEALWREVASLRQKHAQQQKVVNKLIQFLISLVQSNRILGVKRKIPLMLSDSGTAHPMPKYGRQYSLEHVHSAAPFAASSPTYSGSSLFSPDTVASSGPIISDITELAPASPSASPGGSIDERPLSSSPRVCVKEEPSSPPQSPQVEEVSLGQPSSEVETPLSPTALIDSILRESEPTTAPSATQPTHDGDRNPTPLSATAPEKCLSVACLDKNELSDHLDAMDSNLDNLQTMLSSHGFSVDTSALMDVSACLPHPAPFWAQPLTALFPQLFNPSVTVPDMSLPDLDSSLASIQELLSPQEPPRPLEAESSSLDSGKQLVHYTAQPLFLVDPGPMDVGGSDLPVLFELGEGSYFSEGDDYAEDPTISLLTGSEPPKAKDPTVS is encoded by the exons AGCGGGAACAGCTTCCATGTGTTCGACCAGGGCCAGTTTGCCAAGGAAGTGCTGCCCAAGTACTTCAAGCACAACAACATGGCCAGCTTCGTGCGGCAGCTCAACATGT ACGGCTTCCGGAAAGTGGTCCACATTGAGCAAGGTGGCCTGGTCAAGCCCGAGAAGGACGACACTGAGTTCCAGCACCCATGCTTCCTGCGCGGACAGGAGCAGCTCCTAGAGAACATCAAGAGGAAAGTGACCAGC GTGTCCACCCTCAAGAGCGAAGACATAAAGATTCGCCAGGACAGTGTCACCAAGCTGCTGACTGATGTGCAGCTGATGAAGGGGAAACAGGAAAGCATGGATTCTAAGCTGCTGGCCATGAAGCA TGAGAACGAGGCCCTGTGGAGGGAGGTGGCCAGCCTGCGGCAGAAACATGCCCAGCAACAGAAAGTCGTCAACAAG CTCATCCAGTTCCTGATCTCCCTGGTGCAGTCAAACCGGATCCTGGGggtgaagagaaagat cCCCCTGATGCTCAGTGACAGCGGCACGGCGCACCCCATGCCCAAGTATGGCCGGCAGTACTCGCTGGAACATGTGCACAGTGCTGCCCCATTCGCG GCCTCATCCCCCACCTACAGCGGCTCCAGCCTCTTCTCCCCAGACACCGTGGCCAGCTCCGGCCCCATCATCTCCGACATCACTGAGTTGGCTCCAGCCAGCCCCTCGGCCTCCCCAGGCGGGAGCATCGACGAGAG GCCTCTGTCCAGCAGCCCCCGGGTGTGTGTCAAGGAGGAGCCGTCCAGCCCCCCTCAGAGCCCCCAGGTGGAGGAGGTGAGCCTCGGGCAGCCTTCCTCTGAGGTGGAGACGCCCTTGTCCCCAACTGCCCTCATCGACTCCATCCTGCGGGAGAGCGAGCCCACCACCGCCCCCTCGGCCACCCAGCCCACACACGACGGGGATCGAAACCCCACGCCCCTGTCCGCCACCGCCCCGGAGAAGTGCCTCAGTGTGGCCTGCCTGGACAA GAACGAGCTCAGTGACCACCTAGATGCCATGGACTCCAACCTCGACAACCTGCAGACCATGCTGAGCAGCCACGGGTTCAGTGTGGACACCAGCGCCCTGATGGACGTGAGTGCCTGCCTTCCCCACCCCGCCCCATTCTGGGCACAGCCCCTAACTGCCCTTTTCCCACAGCTGTTCAACCCCTCGGTGACCGTGCCGGACATGAGCCTGCCAGACCTGGACAGCAGCCTGGCCAGC ATCCAGGAGCTCCTATCCCCCCAGGAGCCACCACGGCCTCTGGAGGCAGAGAGCAGCAGCCTGGACTCAG GGAAGCAGCTGGTGCACTACACAGCGCAGCCCCTGTTCCTGGTGGACCCTGGGCCGATGGATGTGGGTGGCAGCGACCTGCCCGTGCTCTTCGAGCTGGGGGAGGGCTCCTACTTCTCTGAGGGGGATGACTACGCAGAAGACCCCACCATCTCCCTGCTGACAGGCTCTGAGCCCCCCAAAGCCAAGGACCCCACCGTCTCCTAG
- the HSF1 gene encoding heat shock factor protein 1 isoform X1: MDLPVGPGAAGPSNVPAFLTKLWTLVSDPDTDALICWSPSGNSFHVFDQGQFAKEVLPKYFKHNNMASFVRQLNMYGFRKVVHIEQGGLVKPEKDDTEFQHPCFLRGQEQLLENIKRKVTSVSTLKSEDIKIRQDSVTKLLTDVQLMKGKQESMDSKLLAMKHENEALWREVASLRQKHAQQQKVVNKLIQFLISLVQSNRILGVKRKIPLMLSDSGTAHPMPKYGRQYSLEHVHSAAPFAASSPTYSGSSLFSPDTVASSGPIISDITELAPASPSASPGGSIDERPLSSSPRVCVKEEPSSPPQSPQVEEVSLGQPSSEVETPLSPTALIDSILRESEPTTAPSATQPTHDGDRNPTPLSATAPEKCLSVACLDNWARAPQMSGVARLFPCPSSSSLHGRVQPGNELSDHLDAMDSNLDNLQTMLSSHGFSVDTSALMDVSACLPHPAPFWAQPLTALFPQLFNPSVTVPDMSLPDLDSSLASIQELLSPQEPPRPLEAESSSLDSGKQLVHYTAQPLFLVDPGPMDVGGSDLPVLFELGEGSYFSEGDDYAEDPTISLLTGSEPPKAKDPTVS; the protein is encoded by the exons AGCGGGAACAGCTTCCATGTGTTCGACCAGGGCCAGTTTGCCAAGGAAGTGCTGCCCAAGTACTTCAAGCACAACAACATGGCCAGCTTCGTGCGGCAGCTCAACATGT ACGGCTTCCGGAAAGTGGTCCACATTGAGCAAGGTGGCCTGGTCAAGCCCGAGAAGGACGACACTGAGTTCCAGCACCCATGCTTCCTGCGCGGACAGGAGCAGCTCCTAGAGAACATCAAGAGGAAAGTGACCAGC GTGTCCACCCTCAAGAGCGAAGACATAAAGATTCGCCAGGACAGTGTCACCAAGCTGCTGACTGATGTGCAGCTGATGAAGGGGAAACAGGAAAGCATGGATTCTAAGCTGCTGGCCATGAAGCA TGAGAACGAGGCCCTGTGGAGGGAGGTGGCCAGCCTGCGGCAGAAACATGCCCAGCAACAGAAAGTCGTCAACAAG CTCATCCAGTTCCTGATCTCCCTGGTGCAGTCAAACCGGATCCTGGGggtgaagagaaagat cCCCCTGATGCTCAGTGACAGCGGCACGGCGCACCCCATGCCCAAGTATGGCCGGCAGTACTCGCTGGAACATGTGCACAGTGCTGCCCCATTCGCG GCCTCATCCCCCACCTACAGCGGCTCCAGCCTCTTCTCCCCAGACACCGTGGCCAGCTCCGGCCCCATCATCTCCGACATCACTGAGTTGGCTCCAGCCAGCCCCTCGGCCTCCCCAGGCGGGAGCATCGACGAGAG GCCTCTGTCCAGCAGCCCCCGGGTGTGTGTCAAGGAGGAGCCGTCCAGCCCCCCTCAGAGCCCCCAGGTGGAGGAGGTGAGCCTCGGGCAGCCTTCCTCTGAGGTGGAGACGCCCTTGTCCCCAACTGCCCTCATCGACTCCATCCTGCGGGAGAGCGAGCCCACCACCGCCCCCTCGGCCACCCAGCCCACACACGACGGGGATCGAAACCCCACGCCCCTGTCCGCCACCGCCCCGGAGAAGTGCCTCAGTGTGGCCTGCCTGGACAA TTGGGCTCGCGCTCCACAGATGTCTGGGGTCGCCCgcctcttcccctgcccctcctcttcctctctgcaTGGCCGAGTCCAGCCAGG GAACGAGCTCAGTGACCACCTAGATGCCATGGACTCCAACCTCGACAACCTGCAGACCATGCTGAGCAGCCACGGGTTCAGTGTGGACACCAGCGCCCTGATGGACGTGAGTGCCTGCCTTCCCCACCCCGCCCCATTCTGGGCACAGCCCCTAACTGCCCTTTTCCCACAGCTGTTCAACCCCTCGGTGACCGTGCCGGACATGAGCCTGCCAGACCTGGACAGCAGCCTGGCCAGC ATCCAGGAGCTCCTATCCCCCCAGGAGCCACCACGGCCTCTGGAGGCAGAGAGCAGCAGCCTGGACTCAG GGAAGCAGCTGGTGCACTACACAGCGCAGCCCCTGTTCCTGGTGGACCCTGGGCCGATGGATGTGGGTGGCAGCGACCTGCCCGTGCTCTTCGAGCTGGGGGAGGGCTCCTACTTCTCTGAGGGGGATGACTACGCAGAAGACCCCACCATCTCCCTGCTGACAGGCTCTGAGCCCCCCAAAGCCAAGGACCCCACCGTCTCCTAG
- the HSF1 gene encoding heat shock factor protein 1 isoform X4, whose translation MDLPVGPGAAGPSNVPAFLTKLWTLVSDPDTDALICWSPSGNSFHVFDQGQFAKEVLPKYFKHNNMASFVRQLNMYGFRKVVHIEQGGLVKPEKDDTEFQHPCFLRGQEQLLENIKRKVTSVSTLKSEDIKIRQDSVTKLLTDVQLMKGKQESMDSKLLAMKHENEALWREVASLRQKHAQQQKVVNKLIQFLISLVQSNRILGVKRKIPLMLSDSGTAHPMPKYGRQYSLEHVHSAAPFAASSPTYSGSSLFSPDTVASSGPIISDITELAPASPSASPGGSIDERPLSSSPRVCVKEEPSSPPQSPQVEEVSLGQPSSEVETPLSPTALIDSILRESEPTTAPSATQPTHDGDRNPTPLSATAPEKCLSVACLDKNELSDHLDAMDSNLDNLQTMLSSHGFSVDTSALMDLFNPSVTVPDMSLPDLDSSLASIQELLSPQEPPRPLEAESSSLDSGKQLVHYTAQPLFLVDPGPMDVGGSDLPVLFELGEGSYFSEGDDYAEDPTISLLTGSEPPKAKDPTVS comes from the exons AGCGGGAACAGCTTCCATGTGTTCGACCAGGGCCAGTTTGCCAAGGAAGTGCTGCCCAAGTACTTCAAGCACAACAACATGGCCAGCTTCGTGCGGCAGCTCAACATGT ACGGCTTCCGGAAAGTGGTCCACATTGAGCAAGGTGGCCTGGTCAAGCCCGAGAAGGACGACACTGAGTTCCAGCACCCATGCTTCCTGCGCGGACAGGAGCAGCTCCTAGAGAACATCAAGAGGAAAGTGACCAGC GTGTCCACCCTCAAGAGCGAAGACATAAAGATTCGCCAGGACAGTGTCACCAAGCTGCTGACTGATGTGCAGCTGATGAAGGGGAAACAGGAAAGCATGGATTCTAAGCTGCTGGCCATGAAGCA TGAGAACGAGGCCCTGTGGAGGGAGGTGGCCAGCCTGCGGCAGAAACATGCCCAGCAACAGAAAGTCGTCAACAAG CTCATCCAGTTCCTGATCTCCCTGGTGCAGTCAAACCGGATCCTGGGggtgaagagaaagat cCCCCTGATGCTCAGTGACAGCGGCACGGCGCACCCCATGCCCAAGTATGGCCGGCAGTACTCGCTGGAACATGTGCACAGTGCTGCCCCATTCGCG GCCTCATCCCCCACCTACAGCGGCTCCAGCCTCTTCTCCCCAGACACCGTGGCCAGCTCCGGCCCCATCATCTCCGACATCACTGAGTTGGCTCCAGCCAGCCCCTCGGCCTCCCCAGGCGGGAGCATCGACGAGAG GCCTCTGTCCAGCAGCCCCCGGGTGTGTGTCAAGGAGGAGCCGTCCAGCCCCCCTCAGAGCCCCCAGGTGGAGGAGGTGAGCCTCGGGCAGCCTTCCTCTGAGGTGGAGACGCCCTTGTCCCCAACTGCCCTCATCGACTCCATCCTGCGGGAGAGCGAGCCCACCACCGCCCCCTCGGCCACCCAGCCCACACACGACGGGGATCGAAACCCCACGCCCCTGTCCGCCACCGCCCCGGAGAAGTGCCTCAGTGTGGCCTGCCTGGACAA GAACGAGCTCAGTGACCACCTAGATGCCATGGACTCCAACCTCGACAACCTGCAGACCATGCTGAGCAGCCACGGGTTCAGTGTGGACACCAGCGCCCTGATGGAC CTGTTCAACCCCTCGGTGACCGTGCCGGACATGAGCCTGCCAGACCTGGACAGCAGCCTGGCCAGC ATCCAGGAGCTCCTATCCCCCCAGGAGCCACCACGGCCTCTGGAGGCAGAGAGCAGCAGCCTGGACTCAG GGAAGCAGCTGGTGCACTACACAGCGCAGCCCCTGTTCCTGGTGGACCCTGGGCCGATGGATGTGGGTGGCAGCGACCTGCCCGTGCTCTTCGAGCTGGGGGAGGGCTCCTACTTCTCTGAGGGGGATGACTACGCAGAAGACCCCACCATCTCCCTGCTGACAGGCTCTGAGCCCCCCAAAGCCAAGGACCCCACCGTCTCCTAG
- the HSF1 gene encoding heat shock factor protein 1 isoform X2, whose protein sequence is MDLPVGPGAAGPSNVPAFLTKLWTLVSDPDTDALICWSPSGNSFHVFDQGQFAKEVLPKYFKHNNMASFVRQLNMYGFRKVVHIEQGGLVKPEKDDTEFQHPCFLRGQEQLLENIKRKVTSVSTLKSEDIKIRQDSVTKLLTDVQLMKGKQESMDSKLLAMKHENEALWREVASLRQKHAQQQKVVNKLIQFLISLVQSNRILGVKRKIPLMLSDSGTAHPMPKYGRQYSLEHVHSAAPFAASSPTYSGSSLFSPDTVASSGPIISDITELAPASPSASPGGSIDERPLSSSPRVCVKEEPSSPPQSPQVEEVSLGQPSSEVETPLSPTALIDSILRESEPTTAPSATQPTHDGDRNPTPLSATAPEKCLSVACLDNWARAPQMSGVARLFPCPSSSSLHGRVQPGNELSDHLDAMDSNLDNLQTMLSSHGFSVDTSALMDLFNPSVTVPDMSLPDLDSSLASIQELLSPQEPPRPLEAESSSLDSGKQLVHYTAQPLFLVDPGPMDVGGSDLPVLFELGEGSYFSEGDDYAEDPTISLLTGSEPPKAKDPTVS, encoded by the exons AGCGGGAACAGCTTCCATGTGTTCGACCAGGGCCAGTTTGCCAAGGAAGTGCTGCCCAAGTACTTCAAGCACAACAACATGGCCAGCTTCGTGCGGCAGCTCAACATGT ACGGCTTCCGGAAAGTGGTCCACATTGAGCAAGGTGGCCTGGTCAAGCCCGAGAAGGACGACACTGAGTTCCAGCACCCATGCTTCCTGCGCGGACAGGAGCAGCTCCTAGAGAACATCAAGAGGAAAGTGACCAGC GTGTCCACCCTCAAGAGCGAAGACATAAAGATTCGCCAGGACAGTGTCACCAAGCTGCTGACTGATGTGCAGCTGATGAAGGGGAAACAGGAAAGCATGGATTCTAAGCTGCTGGCCATGAAGCA TGAGAACGAGGCCCTGTGGAGGGAGGTGGCCAGCCTGCGGCAGAAACATGCCCAGCAACAGAAAGTCGTCAACAAG CTCATCCAGTTCCTGATCTCCCTGGTGCAGTCAAACCGGATCCTGGGggtgaagagaaagat cCCCCTGATGCTCAGTGACAGCGGCACGGCGCACCCCATGCCCAAGTATGGCCGGCAGTACTCGCTGGAACATGTGCACAGTGCTGCCCCATTCGCG GCCTCATCCCCCACCTACAGCGGCTCCAGCCTCTTCTCCCCAGACACCGTGGCCAGCTCCGGCCCCATCATCTCCGACATCACTGAGTTGGCTCCAGCCAGCCCCTCGGCCTCCCCAGGCGGGAGCATCGACGAGAG GCCTCTGTCCAGCAGCCCCCGGGTGTGTGTCAAGGAGGAGCCGTCCAGCCCCCCTCAGAGCCCCCAGGTGGAGGAGGTGAGCCTCGGGCAGCCTTCCTCTGAGGTGGAGACGCCCTTGTCCCCAACTGCCCTCATCGACTCCATCCTGCGGGAGAGCGAGCCCACCACCGCCCCCTCGGCCACCCAGCCCACACACGACGGGGATCGAAACCCCACGCCCCTGTCCGCCACCGCCCCGGAGAAGTGCCTCAGTGTGGCCTGCCTGGACAA TTGGGCTCGCGCTCCACAGATGTCTGGGGTCGCCCgcctcttcccctgcccctcctcttcctctctgcaTGGCCGAGTCCAGCCAGG GAACGAGCTCAGTGACCACCTAGATGCCATGGACTCCAACCTCGACAACCTGCAGACCATGCTGAGCAGCCACGGGTTCAGTGTGGACACCAGCGCCCTGATGGAC CTGTTCAACCCCTCGGTGACCGTGCCGGACATGAGCCTGCCAGACCTGGACAGCAGCCTGGCCAGC ATCCAGGAGCTCCTATCCCCCCAGGAGCCACCACGGCCTCTGGAGGCAGAGAGCAGCAGCCTGGACTCAG GGAAGCAGCTGGTGCACTACACAGCGCAGCCCCTGTTCCTGGTGGACCCTGGGCCGATGGATGTGGGTGGCAGCGACCTGCCCGTGCTCTTCGAGCTGGGGGAGGGCTCCTACTTCTCTGAGGGGGATGACTACGCAGAAGACCCCACCATCTCCCTGCTGACAGGCTCTGAGCCCCCCAAAGCCAAGGACCCCACCGTCTCCTAG